A region from the Verrucomicrobiota bacterium genome encodes:
- a CDS encoding AMP-binding protein, which produces MADSSGIALLDGASSLSYQTLDQHSDKLALYLRAQGVSNESPVGVCLERGVEAIVAILGVLKSGGTYVPIDPTYPAPRKAFIVQDSGMKHLLTQSELNLDLSGVQNIYLDQVRGEIESQAGILDNTLHPEDLAYIIYTSGTSGQPKGVMVTHRSLSNMIQDSLERLG; this is translated from the coding sequence GTGGCTGATTCATCAGGCATTGCGCTTTTGGATGGTGCGTCATCCTTGAGTTATCAGACGTTGGATCAGCACAGCGATAAGCTGGCACTGTACCTGAGAGCGCAAGGTGTTTCCAATGAGAGCCCCGTGGGCGTATGTCTGGAGCGCGGAGTAGAAGCCATCGTAGCCATTTTGGGTGTATTAAAATCCGGAGGCACCTACGTCCCCATCGACCCCACCTATCCCGCGCCGCGAAAAGCCTTCATCGTGCAAGACAGTGGCATGAAACACCTTCTGACCCAGAGCGAACTGAATCTCGATCTTTCTGGCGTTCAAAACATCTACCTTGATCAAGTAAGAGGCGAGATCGAGAGCCAAGCAGGAATCCTAGATAACACCCTACATCCGGAAGATTTAGCCTATATCATTTACACCTCCGGTACCTCCGGCCAACCAAAAGGAGTCATGGTCACCCACCGCAGTCTTAGCAATATGATCCAAGACTCCCTGGAACGCTTGGG